The following coding sequences are from one Phycisphaeraceae bacterium window:
- a CDS encoding lactate racemase domain-containing protein, producing the protein MAEAFRMGGVAQSLDEPAVASALDRIAEDVRSGGAKSVLLIPPDITRLDSMAGELAAGLYERLVRSGVRVRLMPALGTHRPMTADQNRRMFGEAVLSEHILAHRWREDLVELGELDAGWVDELSGGRLSAAGVATPMKVAVNRELIHGGHDVVISLGQVVPHEVVGLANYSKNILIGVGGPGTIHLSHFLGAVCGMESIMGRLDTPVRRALDTGFERFVTPRVDVRFVFTAIESLVSGLKLRGLFYGKERRTFEEAAELSQRVNLTRLGRPVDRCVVYLEPEEFASTWLGNKAVYRTRLAMADGGTLIVLAPGIETFGEDEAIDGLIRRFGYRGTPATLKAVKDHQALRDNLSAAAHLIHGSSEGRFKIVYATGPGVTKAQVESVGYEHADLETVRSELGLEDLTPGWRTLADGEEAYVIDKPALGLWSV; encoded by the coding sequence ATGGCTGAGGCTTTTCGGATGGGCGGCGTGGCGCAATCGCTCGATGAGCCAGCGGTGGCTTCGGCGCTGGATCGGATCGCTGAGGACGTGCGCAGTGGCGGGGCGAAGTCGGTGCTGTTGATCCCGCCAGATATCACGCGGCTGGATTCGATGGCGGGGGAGTTGGCGGCGGGTTTGTACGAGCGGCTGGTGCGGAGCGGGGTGCGGGTGCGCTTGATGCCGGCGTTGGGCACGCATCGGCCGATGACGGCGGATCAGAATCGTCGGATGTTTGGTGAGGCGGTGTTGTCCGAGCACATTCTCGCGCATCGCTGGCGCGAGGACCTGGTTGAGTTGGGTGAGCTTGATGCTGGCTGGGTGGATGAGTTGTCGGGTGGGCGTCTGTCGGCTGCGGGGGTGGCTACGCCGATGAAGGTCGCGGTAAATCGTGAGCTGATTCATGGCGGGCACGATGTGGTCATCAGCCTGGGGCAGGTGGTCCCGCACGAGGTTGTCGGGCTGGCGAACTACAGCAAGAACATTCTGATCGGCGTGGGGGGGCCGGGGACGATTCACCTGTCTCATTTTCTCGGTGCGGTGTGCGGGATGGAGTCGATCATGGGGCGGCTCGATACGCCGGTGCGTCGGGCGTTGGATACGGGGTTCGAGCGATTCGTGACGCCTCGGGTGGACGTGCGGTTTGTGTTCACGGCGATCGAGTCGCTGGTCAGCGGGCTCAAGCTGCGCGGGTTGTTCTACGGCAAGGAGCGTCGGACCTTCGAGGAGGCGGCGGAACTGAGCCAGCGAGTGAATCTGACACGGCTCGGGCGGCCGGTCGATCGGTGTGTCGTCTATCTGGAGCCTGAAGAGTTCGCCTCGACCTGGCTGGGGAATAAGGCGGTGTACCGGACTCGGCTTGCGATGGCCGATGGCGGGACCCTGATTGTGCTGGCTCCCGGCATCGAGACGTTCGGCGAGGACGAGGCGATTGATGGGTTGATCCGGCGGTTTGGCTATCGCGGGACGCCTGCGACGCTCAAGGCGGTCAAGGATCATCAGGCCTTGCGTGACAATCTCTCCGCGGCGGCGCACCTGATTCATGGCAGTAGTGAGGGGCGGTTCAAGATCGTGTACGCGACCGGCCCGGGCGTGACCAAGGCGCAGGTGGAATCGGTGGGTTACGAGCACGCGGACCTGGAGACGGTGCGATCGGAGTTGGGGCTTGAGGACCTGACGCCGGGCTGGCGCACGCTGGCCGATGGCGAGGAGGCTTATGTGATTGACAAGCCGGCGCTGGGGTTGTGGAGTGTGTGA
- a CDS encoding NifU family protein, with amino-acid sequence MDQIRPSIQSDGGDVELVEVSSEGEVRVRLHGACVGCPSSSMTLRDGIEASLKQHVPGVTGVSQVP; translated from the coding sequence ATGGACCAGATCCGTCCGTCGATCCAATCGGATGGCGGGGATGTGGAGTTGGTGGAGGTGTCGTCGGAGGGTGAAGTGCGGGTGCGTCTGCATGGGGCGTGTGTGGGGTGTCCGTCGAGTTCGATGACGCTCCGGGACGGGATTGAGGCGAGTTTGAAGCAGCATGTGCCGGGGGTGACCGGTGTTTCGCAGGTCCCGTAA
- the rpmG gene encoding 50S ribosomal protein L33, translated as MAKSKDAVEYVWLQCTETQDLNYRTPVNVKGGLPEKLKEGLKKYSPRLRKHTLHKIKRK; from the coding sequence ATGGCCAAGTCGAAAGATGCTGTCGAGTACGTCTGGCTGCAGTGCACCGAGACGCAGGACCTGAACTACCGCACCCCCGTGAACGTCAAGGGCGGCCTGCCCGAGAAGCTCAAGGAGGGTCTGAAGAAGTACAGCCCCCGCCTGCGCAAGCACACGCTCCACAAGATCAAGCGCAAGTAA
- a CDS encoding carbon storage regulator has translation MLALTRRAGEEVVIGDPKNPLGVIRVVDIHGDKVRLAFDFPRETQVNRRELADQKARGEEPKGNGGGGEKRAG, from the coding sequence ATGCTTGCATTAACCCGACGCGCCGGCGAAGAGGTGGTCATTGGCGACCCGAAGAACCCGTTGGGGGTGATTCGGGTGGTGGACATTCATGGCGACAAGGTGCGGCTGGCGTTTGATTTTCCGCGGGAGACTCAGGTGAACCGGCGAGAGCTGGCGGATCAGAAGGCGCGGGGCGAGGAGCCGAAGGGGAATGGTGGTGGTGGGGAGAAGCGGGCGGGGTAG
- the tuf gene encoding elongation factor Tu, producing MAKGVFERTKPHVNVGTIGHVDHGKTTLTAAITAVQAAKGLASFTSYDDVAKASAADGRRDATKIVTIATSHVEYETENRHYAHVDCPGHADFVKNMITGAAQMDGAILVVSAADGPMPQTKEHVLLARQVNVPKLVVFLNKVDLVDDEELLDLVELEVQELLAKYDFEDDTPIIRGAAFPALQKPDDATASACIGELMSAIDTWIPEPERETDKPLLMSIEDVFSIKGRGTVATGRIDRGVMKVGDEVEIIGLGEQKKTTVTGVEMFNKTLDQGQAGDNVGALLRGIEKEDVQRGQVIAAPKSITPHTKFEGEVYVLTKEEGGRHSPFFNGYKPQFYFRTTDVTGGITLKGGAEMCMPGDNITMEVDLGEKTIAMEEGLRFAVREGGRTVGAGVVTKILA from the coding sequence ATGGCCAAGGGTGTATTTGAACGGACTAAGCCGCACGTCAACGTCGGCACAATCGGGCACGTCGACCATGGTAAGACGACCCTGACTGCGGCCATCACCGCAGTGCAGGCCGCCAAGGGTCTGGCGAGCTTCACCTCATACGACGACGTCGCCAAAGCGTCCGCGGCCGACGGCCGTCGTGACGCCACCAAGATCGTGACGATCGCAACCTCGCACGTGGAGTACGAGACGGAAAACCGTCACTACGCCCACGTCGACTGCCCCGGCCACGCCGACTTCGTCAAAAATATGATCACCGGGGCCGCCCAGATGGACGGCGCCATCCTCGTGGTCTCCGCCGCCGACGGCCCCATGCCCCAGACCAAAGAGCACGTCCTCCTGGCCCGCCAGGTGAACGTCCCCAAGCTGGTCGTCTTCCTCAACAAGGTCGACCTCGTCGACGATGAGGAACTCCTCGACCTCGTCGAGCTCGAAGTCCAGGAACTCCTGGCCAAGTACGACTTCGAGGACGACACCCCGATCATCCGCGGCGCCGCCTTCCCCGCGCTCCAGAAGCCCGACGATGCCACCGCTTCGGCCTGCATCGGCGAGCTGATGAGCGCTATCGACACATGGATACCCGAGCCCGAGCGCGAAACCGACAAGCCCCTGCTCATGTCCATCGAGGACGTGTTCTCCATCAAGGGCCGCGGAACCGTCGCCACCGGCCGTATCGATCGTGGCGTCATGAAAGTCGGCGACGAGGTCGAGATCATCGGCCTCGGCGAGCAGAAGAAGACCACCGTCACCGGTGTCGAGATGTTCAACAAAACCCTCGATCAGGGCCAGGCCGGCGACAACGTCGGTGCCCTGCTCCGCGGCATCGAAAAAGAAGATGTCCAGCGTGGCCAGGTCATCGCGGCGCCCAAGTCCATCACCCCGCACACCAAGTTCGAGGGTGAGGTCTACGTCCTCACCAAGGAAGAGGGCGGCCGTCACTCGCCGTTCTTCAACGGCTACAAGCCCCAGTTCTACTTCCGCACGACCGACGTCACCGGCGGCATCACCCTCAAGGGTGGAGCCGAGATGTGCATGCCCGGCGACAACATCACCATGGAAGTGGACCTCGGCGAGAAGACGATCGCCATGGAAGAGGGCCTGCGGTTCGCGGTGCGTGAAGGCGGCCGAACGGTCGGCGCCGGCGTCGTCACCAAGATCCTGGCGTAA
- a CDS encoding gluconokinase, with amino-acid sequence MVQKKPLVLIVMGVSGCGKSTVGALLAERLGVPFYDADDFHPESNRVKMAAGQALTDEDRWPWLDLLAKEAAVWAEDGEGAVLACSALKRAYRERLRAKTDRVRFVFLSGSKDVIRQRMAQRQGHFMPPALLDSQFETLEAPGRVDDPTDSAIHVAIDQEAEQIVGEVLAVLPDRSA; translated from the coding sequence ATGGTGCAGAAAAAACCATTAGTCCTCATCGTCATGGGCGTCAGCGGCTGCGGGAAGTCGACGGTGGGGGCGTTACTCGCCGAGCGGCTGGGGGTGCCGTTTTATGATGCGGATGATTTTCATCCCGAGTCGAACCGGGTCAAGATGGCGGCGGGACAAGCGCTGACGGATGAGGACCGCTGGCCGTGGCTGGATCTGCTGGCCAAAGAGGCGGCGGTCTGGGCCGAGGATGGGGAGGGCGCGGTGCTGGCCTGTTCGGCGCTTAAGAGGGCGTATCGGGAGCGGCTGCGGGCGAAGACGGATCGGGTGCGTTTTGTGTTTCTGTCGGGATCGAAGGACGTGATCCGCCAGCGGATGGCGCAGCGGCAGGGGCACTTCATGCCGCCGGCGTTGCTGGATAGCCAGTTCGAGACGCTGGAAGCACCCGGGCGGGTGGATGACCCGACGGACTCGGCGATTCATGTGGCGATTGATCAGGAGGCGGAGCAGATTGTGGGCGAGGTGTTGGCGGTGTTGCCAGACAGGAGTGCGTGA